The Ranitomeya imitator isolate aRanImi1 chromosome 3, aRanImi1.pri, whole genome shotgun sequence genome has a window encoding:
- the MARCKSL1 gene encoding MARCKS-related protein yields the protein MGSTESKSQSADTAASKPADQQENGHVKTNGDTLPKTNGDAAAANGSAEPVTEEVGSGETIEQAPPTNGEAKPEEPPGKAAKKKIFSFKKNIKLPFRKPKKEAPPAGEEAAAPKPEEEPKLAEATSETPEPAEEAAASPEQTPQSEESVPSTEAPAEPQKE from the exons ATGGGCAGCACCGAGTCCAAGAGCCAGAGCGCGGACACCGCCGCCAGCAAGCCTGCGGACCAACAG GAAAATGGTCACGTGAAGACGAACGGTGATACCCTCCCGAAAACTAACGGGGATGCCGCCGCTGCCAATGGCTCTGCCGAGCCGGTCACCGAGGAGGTGGGCTCCGGAGAGACGATCGAGCAAGCCCCCCCAACTAACGGCGAGGCCAAGCCCGAGGAGCCCCCGGGAAAGGCGGCCAAGAAGAAGATCTTCTCCTTCAAGAAGAACATCAAGCTGCCGTTCAGGAAGCCCAAGAAGGAGGCGCCCCCTGCTGGGGAAGAAGCGGCTGCCCCCAAGCCAGAAGAGGAGCCCAAGCTTGCGGAGGCCACAAGTGAGACCCCCGAGCCCGCCGAGGAAGCCGCCGCCTCTCCAGAGCAGACCCCCCAGAGCGAAGAGTCCGTGCCCAGTACGGAGGCGCCCGCCGAGCCCCAGAAGGAGTAG